One Mycobacteroides abscessus ATCC 19977 genomic window carries:
- a CDS encoding ribonuclease J codes for MAVTPPEDLRAPGPLADGALRVTALGGISEIGRNMTVFELRGRLLIIDCGVLFPGHNEPGVDLILPDIRHIEDRLEDVEALVLTHAHEDHIGAIPFLLKMRPDIPVVGSAFTLALVEAKCREHRITPRFIRVTEGERSTHGPFECEYFAVNHSIPDALAIAVHTEAGTILHTGDIKLDPLPPDRRPTDLPGLSGLGDRGVDLFLVDSTNSEVPGVGPSESEIAPTLNRLIETARGRVIVACFASNVARVQQIIDASVAHGRRVALVGRSMVRNMGIARELGFLEVDDRDLINVEAANELAPQRVVLITTGTQGEPMAALSRMARGDHRQITLTPDDLVILSSSLVPGNEEAVYGIIDSLAKVGTRVVTNTHARVHVSGHAYAGELLYLYNAVRPRNVMPVHGTWRHLRANAGLAAKTGVEEGRIVLAENGVSVDLHNERARISGRVPVGKMFVHGLVDGDVSDATVGERLVLGNGGFVAVTVVVRSNGRPVGRPQLFSRGFSDDAKALDPVTELVITELNSLAEQSVNDTGRIAQSVRRVVGKWVGETYRRQPMIVPTVLTVD; via the coding sequence GTGGCAGTTACCCCACCCGAGGACCTGCGGGCGCCCGGACCGCTCGCTGATGGTGCATTGCGCGTGACAGCGCTCGGCGGTATCAGCGAGATCGGGCGCAATATGACGGTTTTCGAGCTCCGTGGACGCCTACTGATCATCGACTGCGGAGTGCTGTTCCCCGGCCACAACGAACCGGGTGTGGACCTGATCCTGCCCGATATCCGCCACATCGAGGACCGCCTCGAGGACGTCGAGGCGCTGGTGCTCACCCATGCGCATGAGGACCACATCGGGGCCATTCCGTTCCTGCTGAAGATGCGTCCGGACATCCCGGTCGTCGGCTCCGCGTTCACCCTCGCGCTGGTCGAGGCCAAGTGCCGGGAGCACCGCATCACGCCGCGGTTTATCAGGGTCACCGAGGGCGAGCGGTCCACCCACGGGCCGTTTGAATGCGAATACTTCGCGGTCAACCACTCGATACCCGATGCGCTGGCCATCGCCGTGCACACCGAGGCCGGAACCATCCTGCACACCGGCGATATCAAGCTCGATCCGCTGCCTCCGGACCGGCGTCCGACGGACTTGCCCGGGCTGTCCGGTCTGGGGGATAGGGGCGTGGATCTTTTCCTTGTGGACTCCACCAACTCCGAGGTTCCCGGTGTGGGGCCGTCGGAGAGCGAGATCGCCCCGACTCTCAACCGGCTTATCGAAACCGCGCGCGGACGGGTGATCGTGGCCTGCTTCGCCAGCAATGTGGCTCGGGTACAACAGATCATCGACGCCTCGGTGGCTCACGGCCGCCGGGTGGCACTCGTGGGCCGGTCGATGGTGCGCAACATGGGCATTGCCCGTGAGCTCGGCTTCCTGGAGGTTGACGATCGTGACCTCATAAATGTCGAGGCCGCGAATGAGCTTGCACCGCAACGGGTTGTACTGATAACCACCGGCACCCAGGGCGAACCGATGGCCGCACTGTCGCGGATGGCGCGTGGTGATCACCGCCAGATCACGCTGACCCCTGACGATTTGGTCATCCTCTCGTCGTCGCTGGTGCCCGGGAATGAAGAAGCGGTCTACGGCATCATCGACTCCCTGGCCAAGGTAGGCACTCGGGTAGTGACCAACACCCACGCGCGGGTTCACGTTTCCGGACATGCGTACGCAGGCGAGCTGCTGTACCTCTACAACGCGGTGCGACCGCGCAACGTGATGCCGGTGCACGGCACCTGGCGGCACCTGCGCGCCAACGCCGGGCTCGCGGCCAAGACCGGTGTGGAGGAAGGCCGCATCGTATTGGCGGAGAACGGGGTCAGCGTGGACCTGCACAACGAGCGCGCACGCATCTCTGGCCGGGTACCGGTGGGCAAGATGTTCGTGCACGGCCTCGTCGACGGCGATGTCTCCGACGCCACGGTTGGCGAGCGTCTGGTCTTGGGCAACGGCGGGTTTGTGGCCGTCACTGTGGTGGTGCGTAGCAATGGACGCCCGGTGGGCCGGCCACAGCTGTTCTCTCGCGGATTCTCCGACGACGCGAAGGCGCTGGATCCGGTGACCGAACTGGTGATCACGGAACTGAATTCACTTGCCGAACAGTCGGTGAACGATACCGGCCGCATTGCCCAGTCCGTGCGGCGGGTGGTGGGCAAGTGGGTCGGCGAGACCTATCGCCGGCAGCCGATGATCGTGCCGACTGTGCTCACCGTCGACTAG
- the dapA gene encoding 4-hydroxy-tetrahydrodipicolinate synthase gives MARLGTVLTAMVTPFDAEGALDVDTAVRLAAHLVDAGCDGLVLSGTTGESPVTSDAEKLTLLREVVAAVGDRARIIAGSGTYDTAHSIKLSRECEAAGAHGLLVVTPYYSRPSQAGLLAHFTAVADAVNVPVILYDIPPRSVVPIDFHIIRELAAHPNIVAVKDAKGDLHGGAQIIAGTDLVYYSGDDPLNLPWLSVGAVGFVSVISHFVAGPLRELLAAYNAGDVETARKLNAQVAPITEACRRLGAVGAVKAGLRLQGIEVGDPRLPNVPPSPEQIEGLAADMRAAGVL, from the coding sequence GTGGCGCGGCTCGGCACCGTGCTCACCGCGATGGTGACTCCTTTCGATGCCGAAGGCGCCCTTGACGTCGATACCGCGGTGCGGCTTGCCGCGCATTTGGTCGACGCCGGATGCGATGGCCTTGTCCTCTCCGGCACCACCGGAGAGTCTCCCGTAACCTCCGACGCCGAGAAGCTGACCCTGCTGCGCGAGGTGGTGGCGGCGGTGGGAGATCGCGCACGCATCATCGCCGGGTCCGGCACCTATGACACCGCCCACAGCATCAAGCTGTCCCGTGAGTGCGAGGCTGCCGGAGCACACGGACTCCTGGTCGTCACCCCTTACTACTCGCGGCCCTCGCAGGCGGGGCTGCTGGCACATTTCACCGCGGTCGCGGATGCGGTGAACGTGCCCGTGATCCTGTACGACATTCCGCCACGTTCGGTTGTCCCGATCGACTTCCACATCATCCGTGAACTGGCCGCACATCCGAACATCGTGGCCGTCAAGGACGCCAAGGGTGATCTGCATGGTGGTGCTCAGATCATCGCGGGCACCGACCTGGTCTACTACTCGGGAGATGACCCGCTGAATCTGCCGTGGCTGTCGGTGGGTGCGGTCGGGTTCGTCAGTGTCATCTCGCATTTCGTCGCTGGGCCACTGCGTGAGTTGCTGGCCGCGTACAACGCGGGCGATGTTGAGACCGCGCGCAAGCTGAACGCGCAGGTCGCACCCATCACCGAGGCGTGTCGGCGCCTGGGCGCGGTGGGCGCCGTCAAGGCCGGACTCCGGTTGCAGGGCATCGAGGTTGGCGATCCACGCCTGCCCAATGTTCCGCCCAGCCCGGAGCAGATCGAGGGACTGGCCGCCGATATGCGTGCCGCCGGGGTGCTGTAG
- the thyX gene encoding FAD-dependent thymidylate synthase yields the protein MAEIVPLRVQLIAKTDFIAPPDIDWSTDADGGPALVEFAGRACYQSWSKPNPRTATNESYLRHVIEVGHLSVLEHASATFYITGISRSCTHELIRHRHFSYSQLSQRFVPEDDSNVVLPPAVEDDPELVALVRKATDASRAAYVELLEKLESTLADVPNAVLRRKQARQAARSVLPNATETRIVVTGNYRAWRHFIAMRASEHADVEIRRLAIACLRQLADLAPSIFGDFDIATLADGTEVAISPLVYEG from the coding sequence GTGGCAGAGATCGTGCCGCTGCGCGTGCAGCTGATAGCGAAGACCGACTTCATCGCACCTCCGGATATCGACTGGAGCACCGATGCCGACGGTGGACCGGCGCTCGTCGAGTTCGCCGGCCGTGCCTGCTACCAGAGCTGGTCCAAGCCGAACCCGCGCACCGCCACCAACGAGAGTTACCTGCGCCATGTCATCGAGGTCGGGCACCTGTCGGTGCTCGAGCATGCGTCGGCGACCTTCTACATCACCGGTATCTCGCGGTCCTGTACTCACGAGTTGATCCGGCATCGCCACTTCTCGTACTCGCAGCTCTCCCAGCGATTCGTCCCGGAGGACGACTCGAACGTCGTGCTGCCCCCCGCTGTCGAGGACGACCCGGAACTCGTCGCGCTGGTGCGTAAGGCCACAGATGCCAGCCGCGCGGCGTATGTCGAGCTGCTGGAGAAATTGGAATCCACACTGGCCGACGTTCCCAACGCGGTGCTGCGGCGCAAGCAGGCACGCCAGGCCGCCCGGTCCGTGCTGCCCAACGCTACGGAGACCAGGATCGTCGTCACCGGGAACTACCGGGCCTGGCGACACTTCATCGCGATGAGGGCCAGCGAACACGCCGACGTGGAGATTCGTCGGCTCGCCATTGCCTGTCTGCGCCAGCTCGCCGACCTGGCTCCGTCCATCTTCGGAGATTTCGATATCGCGACCCTGGCCGACGGCACGGAGGTCGCGATCTCCCCATTGGTCTACGAGGGGTAG
- a CDS encoding YceI family protein yields the protein MSSWTLGPENGTLTLHTGVTGAAARMGHRLTIVMDAWTISVDGPDDQPSAVSLVVDVDSLRVESGEGGLTPLTGPEKTIVRSNALKTLNAQRFPTIEFHAEQIGKTAAGYVMRGALTIHGATRAVDIELSVAADGALSLSTDVSQRAYGIKPFSMAMGSLKVADAVTVSFEGRRPGA from the coding sequence GTGAGTTCCTGGACCCTTGGACCCGAGAACGGAACCCTGACGCTGCACACCGGTGTCACCGGCGCGGCGGCGCGGATGGGGCATCGGCTGACCATCGTCATGGACGCCTGGACCATCTCAGTCGACGGACCCGATGACCAGCCGTCGGCCGTCAGCCTCGTGGTGGACGTCGACTCGTTGCGGGTAGAAAGCGGTGAGGGCGGTCTGACACCGCTTACCGGGCCCGAGAAAACGATCGTGCGGTCGAACGCATTGAAGACACTCAATGCCCAGCGATTTCCCACCATCGAGTTCCATGCCGAGCAGATCGGCAAGACAGCGGCCGGCTATGTCATGCGTGGAGCGCTGACCATTCACGGTGCGACCCGGGCTGTGGACATCGAGCTGTCGGTCGCCGCGGACGGTGCTCTGAGTCTCAGCACCGACGTCTCGCAGCGGGCATACGGCATCAAGCCGTTCTCCATGGCGATGGGATCGCTGAAGGTCGCCGATGCGGTCACGGTGTCGTTCGAAGGACGGCGCCCAGGGGCCTGA
- a CDS encoding winged helix-turn-helix domain-containing protein: protein MSRSALTVAQARRIAIAAQGFTDTSATAVTRAHLRKLISRIQVLQLDSVSVAVRAHYAPVFSRLGPYDRALLDDAAWSHSARTPRLLIEYWAHEAALMSIQDWPLMRWRMREYRHGRWARKFVEENPGLVDEVLAAVAELGPCTAGQIEAYLEREAPGRKGPWWDRSETKWIAEALFSSGELTTDKRVGFSRHYQLAHKVIPAEIYQREVSDEEAVLELARRAVGALGVGTEADIRDYFRLSAGQIKPALAVLADAGEVERVSVDGWGAPAYLAAGRTIPRADQGTALLCPFDPLIFFRPRVERLFDFHYRIEIYTPAAKRQYGYYVWPFLLDGQLVGRVDLKADRAAGTLNVVGAFAEEGRDPVGIAGPLAEQLVSMASWLGLERVAVGERGDLVRPLGAVLRTTP, encoded by the coding sequence GTGAGCCGGTCGGCCTTGACCGTGGCCCAGGCGCGGCGCATCGCGATCGCGGCGCAGGGTTTCACAGACACCTCCGCGACGGCCGTTACCCGTGCACATCTGCGCAAGCTCATTTCCAGAATTCAGGTACTGCAACTGGATTCGGTATCGGTGGCTGTGCGTGCGCACTACGCGCCCGTGTTCAGCAGGCTTGGGCCCTATGACCGCGCGCTGCTCGACGACGCCGCGTGGAGCCACAGCGCGCGCACGCCGCGGCTACTCATCGAATACTGGGCGCACGAAGCGGCCCTGATGTCGATTCAGGATTGGCCGTTGATGCGCTGGCGTATGCGCGAGTACCGCCATGGGCGGTGGGCGCGAAAGTTCGTCGAGGAGAATCCGGGGCTCGTCGACGAGGTGTTGGCCGCCGTCGCCGAATTGGGGCCGTGCACGGCCGGGCAGATCGAGGCCTACCTGGAACGTGAGGCGCCAGGACGCAAGGGCCCATGGTGGGATCGCAGCGAAACCAAGTGGATCGCCGAAGCCCTGTTTTCCTCGGGCGAGCTGACCACCGATAAGCGGGTCGGCTTTTCGCGGCATTACCAACTGGCGCACAAGGTGATTCCCGCCGAAATCTACCAGCGCGAGGTATCCGACGAGGAGGCAGTACTGGAGCTGGCCCGCCGTGCGGTCGGTGCGCTGGGGGTGGGGACCGAGGCCGATATCCGTGACTATTTCCGGCTCTCGGCCGGACAGATCAAACCCGCACTCGCTGTGCTCGCCGACGCGGGCGAGGTCGAGAGAGTGTCCGTCGACGGGTGGGGTGCACCGGCATATCTGGCTGCCGGACGGACGATTCCGCGAGCCGACCAGGGGACGGCACTGCTGTGCCCCTTTGATCCGCTGATCTTTTTTCGTCCGCGCGTCGAGCGGCTTTTCGATTTCCACTACCGCATCGAGATCTACACACCCGCGGCCAAACGGCAGTACGGCTACTACGTGTGGCCTTTCCTGCTCGATGGGCAACTGGTGGGCAGGGTCGACCTCAAGGCCGATCGCGCGGCCGGCACGCTCAATGTCGTCGGAGCCTTTGCCGAAGAGGGCCGAGACCCTGTCGGCATCGCCGGACCGCTGGCCGAGCAACTGGTGAGCATGGCGTCCTGGCTGGGCCTGGAGCGTGTGGCGGTAGGTGAGCGCGGAGACCTGGTCAGGCCCCTGGGCGCCGTCCTTCGAACGACACCGTGA
- a CDS encoding DsbA family protein — MSAPGAAGVPKVLLLAAIVLLVLTGCARTVEGTASAPVEAAGWGNSQGAGVTVGGAGDVAAGITVFLDFQCPFCQRFEAQYGEDITTYVTEGRLQVTYRPVSFLDRISASGDYSSRAAAALFLIDKAGATDAVILGFIGEMFRRQPVEGVGNLTNLQISEIAAGAGVTGEVLREISSLQVNEVDRQRTAGNEQQLTDHGLGGVPGVIDNSGEMIDPSDSGWLSRLVGAR, encoded by the coding sequence GTGAGTGCCCCGGGTGCGGCAGGGGTGCCCAAGGTGCTGCTGCTTGCGGCGATAGTGCTGCTCGTTCTGACCGGCTGTGCGCGCACCGTGGAGGGAACGGCGTCGGCACCCGTGGAAGCGGCGGGCTGGGGGAACAGCCAGGGGGCAGGTGTGACGGTGGGCGGCGCGGGCGACGTGGCCGCCGGAATCACTGTGTTTCTCGATTTCCAGTGCCCGTTCTGCCAACGGTTCGAGGCCCAATACGGTGAGGACATCACCACGTACGTCACCGAGGGCCGGTTGCAGGTGACCTATCGGCCGGTGAGCTTTTTGGACCGGATCTCGGCAAGCGGCGACTACTCGTCACGGGCGGCGGCCGCGTTGTTCCTGATCGATAAAGCCGGCGCCACCGACGCGGTGATCCTGGGCTTCATCGGCGAGATGTTCCGGAGGCAGCCGGTCGAAGGTGTGGGAAATCTGACGAACCTGCAAATCAGCGAGATCGCCGCCGGGGCAGGGGTGACGGGCGAGGTGCTGCGTGAAATCTCCTCTCTGCAAGTCAACGAAGTCGACCGCCAGCGGACCGCGGGCAATGAGCAGCAGCTCACCGACCACGGCCTGGGCGGTGTGCCCGGCGTCATCGACAATTCGGGGGAGATGATCGATCCGTCCGACTCCGGCTGGTTGTCCCGTCTTGTGGGAGCCCGGTGA
- a CDS encoding dihydrofolate reductase, whose translation MTGTIGLIWAQTRAGVIGADGAIPWRLPEDQARFKRITMGHTVIMGRKTWESLPGSVRPLPGRPNIVLTRDALFEPDGALAVGCADAALAASDEAPWVIGGGEIYRLFLPLAQRCEVTVVEADVPGDALAPELGEGWVVEENDWQTSESGLRYQFLSYRKVDG comes from the coding sequence ATGACGGGAACCATCGGGCTGATCTGGGCGCAAACCCGAGCCGGCGTCATCGGCGCGGACGGTGCCATTCCCTGGCGGCTACCCGAAGACCAGGCACGTTTCAAGCGAATCACCATGGGGCACACAGTGATCATGGGGCGCAAGACCTGGGAGTCGCTGCCCGGTAGTGTCCGTCCTTTGCCGGGTCGGCCCAATATCGTGCTGACCAGGGATGCCCTGTTCGAGCCCGACGGGGCATTGGCCGTCGGCTGCGCGGACGCGGCCCTGGCGGCTTCCGACGAGGCGCCCTGGGTCATCGGCGGCGGAGAGATCTATCGGCTGTTTCTGCCGTTGGCACAACGCTGCGAAGTGACGGTGGTGGAGGCCGACGTGCCGGGTGACGCGCTTGCTCCGGAACTCGGAGAAGGCTGGGTTGTCGAGGAAAATGACTGGCAGACAAGCGAGTCCGGCTTGCGCTATCAATTCCTGAGTTATCGGAAAGTCGACGGGTGA
- a CDS encoding thymidylate synthase produces the protein MSLPTPYEDLLRLVLEEGTPKADRTGTGTRSVFGHQLRYRLEDGFPLITTKKVHLKSVIYELLWFLRGESNVRWLQERGVTIWDEWASEAGELGPVYGVQWRAWPTPSGEHIDQISAALDLLRTNPDSRRNIVSAWNVGEIPQMALPPCHAFFQFYVADGKLSCQLYQRSADLFLGVPFNIASYALLTHMMAAQAGLGVGDFVWTGGDCHIYDNHVEQVTEQLSRDPYPYPTLVLAQRDSIFDYRYEDITVENYQHHAAIKAPVAV, from the coding sequence GTGTCTCTTCCCACTCCCTACGAGGATCTATTGCGTCTCGTGCTCGAAGAGGGCACGCCGAAGGCGGATCGCACCGGCACCGGCACCCGCAGTGTCTTCGGACACCAGCTGCGTTATCGCCTGGAGGACGGCTTCCCGCTGATCACCACCAAGAAGGTCCACCTGAAGTCGGTGATCTATGAGCTGCTGTGGTTCTTGCGCGGTGAATCCAATGTCCGCTGGCTCCAGGAGCGCGGGGTCACCATCTGGGACGAGTGGGCGTCGGAGGCCGGCGAACTGGGCCCCGTGTACGGCGTGCAGTGGCGCGCCTGGCCCACCCCGTCTGGTGAGCACATCGACCAGATCAGCGCCGCACTGGATCTGCTGCGTACCAATCCGGATTCGCGCCGGAACATCGTTTCGGCATGGAATGTCGGCGAAATCCCGCAGATGGCGCTGCCGCCCTGCCACGCCTTCTTCCAGTTCTATGTGGCCGACGGCAAGCTGAGTTGCCAGCTGTATCAACGCAGCGCCGATCTATTCCTCGGGGTCCCGTTCAACATCGCCAGCTACGCACTGCTCACCCACATGATGGCGGCACAGGCGGGCCTGGGAGTCGGAGACTTTGTGTGGACCGGTGGGGACTGCCATATCTATGACAACCATGTGGAGCAGGTCACCGAACAGCTCAGCCGCGACCCCTACCCCTATCCCACGCTTGTTCTGGCGCAGCGTGATTCGATATTCGACTACCGATACGAGGACATCACCGTCGAGAACTACCAGCATCACGCCGCCATCAAGGCGCCGGTCGCGGTATGA
- a CDS encoding phthiocerol/phthiodiolone dimycocerosyl transferase family protein, giving the protein MSATARVKETVGIERMLSAAESELNHLRKYTTIWYVARLRGDLDIAALSAAGAVMQGNHPYLAARVDPVGRLFRVTTEQVRDTVVSVRYERLRDVAALPVLSLDDGTYAILVYPGDSGSAVAVGVDHSIADARLSYSYFHELWELYTEIVTSGTIPRPRRQPIPMAPEAALAKRGLHRAALPEKPWFGPTSWAGRQQDNSTSPQMVLGWKQRFDPELSASLRASARRRDTTLNTLVTGVIALAERALFRIGDDEPVNLGFESLVDYRRHLTPPAELGEIANGIMIARSQVPVRANDDPLRVGAAVAAQINDDIASGFLVQSVNHIGGTALTGNWGPFIRITNPGVLPLPPLPAGLTLEDFDAQLTTPRTPSSGPPAPQASRYEVYSIGAEFTVVCKFAAGALTGEQAEALRAGIVAGVEALAEP; this is encoded by the coding sequence GTGAGTGCCACTGCGCGTGTAAAAGAGACCGTCGGTATTGAGCGGATGCTTTCGGCGGCAGAGTCAGAATTAAATCACCTGCGCAAGTACACGACCATTTGGTATGTCGCGCGGCTGCGGGGTGATCTCGATATCGCCGCCTTGAGCGCCGCCGGCGCGGTCATGCAAGGTAATCATCCCTACCTCGCGGCGCGGGTTGACCCCGTCGGGCGGCTTTTCCGGGTCACCACCGAGCAGGTCCGCGACACGGTCGTATCTGTGCGGTACGAGCGCCTTCGGGATGTTGCGGCGCTGCCGGTGCTGTCGCTGGACGACGGCACATACGCGATTCTGGTCTATCCAGGGGACTCCGGCAGCGCCGTCGCCGTGGGGGTGGACCACTCGATTGCCGATGCGCGCCTGAGTTATTCGTATTTCCACGAATTGTGGGAGCTGTACACCGAGATCGTGACGTCTGGCACGATCCCGCGGCCGCGGCGTCAGCCGATCCCTATGGCTCCAGAGGCCGCACTGGCCAAGCGGGGCCTGCACCGGGCCGCCCTGCCGGAGAAGCCGTGGTTCGGCCCAACGTCCTGGGCAGGCAGGCAACAGGACAACTCGACGTCGCCGCAGATGGTGCTGGGCTGGAAACAACGCTTCGATCCGGAGTTGTCTGCCTCGCTGCGCGCGTCGGCGCGGCGACGGGACACCACCCTGAACACTCTCGTCACGGGCGTGATCGCGCTTGCCGAACGTGCCTTGTTCCGCATCGGCGACGACGAACCGGTGAATCTGGGTTTCGAATCGCTCGTGGACTATCGCAGGCACCTGACACCACCCGCCGAACTCGGAGAGATCGCCAACGGCATCATGATCGCCCGCAGCCAAGTCCCGGTGCGCGCGAATGATGATCCACTGCGCGTCGGCGCCGCTGTGGCAGCCCAGATCAACGACGACATCGCCAGTGGCTTCCTTGTGCAAAGCGTGAATCACATTGGGGGCACGGCGCTCACCGGCAATTGGGGGCCTTTCATCCGGATCACCAATCCTGGCGTTTTGCCCCTTCCGCCCTTGCCTGCGGGTCTGACCCTGGAGGATTTCGACGCTCAGCTGACCACGCCGCGCACACCGTCGAGCGGTCCGCCGGCGCCGCAGGCATCGCGTTATGAGGTCTATTCCATCGGCGCGGAGTTCACCGTCGTCTGTAAATTCGCCGCGGGGGCGCTGACGGGGGAGCAGGCCGAGGCGTTGCGTGCCGGGATCGTCGCGGGAGTGGAGGCGCTCGCAGAACCGTAG
- a CDS encoding flavodoxin family protein, translating into MSRLLVVHHTPSPATRELLEAVLEGANDPEISGVEVVIRPALAATIPDMLDADGYLFGTTANFGYMSGALKHFFDTVYYPSLDHVAARPYGVWVHGNNDTVGAAAAVDKIVTGLALEKAADVLEVVGPIDASTREQAYNLGGTLAAILMR; encoded by the coding sequence ATGAGTCGCCTGCTGGTGGTGCATCACACTCCGTCGCCGGCCACCCGCGAACTATTGGAAGCCGTACTGGAGGGCGCCAACGACCCGGAGATTTCCGGGGTGGAGGTGGTGATCCGGCCTGCTCTTGCCGCGACGATCCCGGACATGCTGGATGCCGACGGTTATCTGTTCGGCACCACCGCCAATTTTGGCTACATGTCCGGCGCCCTCAAGCACTTCTTCGACACCGTCTACTACCCGAGCCTCGATCATGTGGCCGCACGGCCCTACGGCGTGTGGGTGCATGGCAACAACGACACCGTGGGCGCGGCGGCAGCGGTGGACAAGATCGTGACCGGCCTGGCGCTGGAGAAAGCGGCGGACGTGCTGGAGGTGGTTGGGCCGATCGACGCCTCAACACGCGAGCAGGCCTATAACCTTGGCGGCACGCTCGCGGCGATCTTGATGCGATGA
- the dapB gene encoding 4-hydroxy-tetrahydrodipicolinate reductase: MTNIATGVLGAQGKVGQAMCQAVDSAADLDLVAAVDKNDSLEALTAASVVIDFTHPDVVMDNLKFLIGKGIHAVVGTTGFTDERLDQVRSWLADSPGTGVLIAPNFAIGAVLSMKFAQQAARFFESVEIIELHHPNKADAPSGTATRTARLIAEARRGLPPSPDATSTGLEGARGADVDGVRVHAVRVSGLVAHQEVLFGTTGETLTIRHDSIDRSSFAPGVLLAVRDIAKRPGLTIGIEPLLEL, translated from the coding sequence GTGACTAACATCGCGACCGGAGTGCTGGGAGCACAGGGCAAGGTCGGCCAGGCCATGTGTCAGGCGGTCGATTCCGCGGCCGATCTGGACCTGGTGGCCGCCGTCGATAAGAACGACTCACTGGAGGCGCTCACCGCGGCCAGCGTGGTCATCGACTTCACCCATCCCGATGTCGTCATGGACAACCTGAAGTTCTTGATCGGTAAGGGCATCCATGCCGTCGTTGGCACCACCGGCTTCACCGACGAGCGATTGGACCAGGTGCGCTCCTGGCTGGCGGACAGCCCCGGAACGGGTGTGCTGATTGCCCCCAACTTCGCGATCGGCGCGGTGTTGTCCATGAAGTTCGCTCAGCAGGCGGCCCGATTCTTTGAATCGGTAGAGATTATCGAGTTGCATCACCCGAACAAGGCGGACGCACCCTCCGGAACGGCCACGCGCACAGCGCGACTCATCGCCGAGGCCCGCCGGGGATTGCCACCCAGCCCGGATGCCACCAGCACCGGGCTCGAGGGAGCGCGCGGCGCCGACGTCGACGGGGTGCGGGTGCATGCGGTACGCGTCTCCGGACTCGTCGCGCACCAAGAGGTGCTGTTCGGGACAACCGGTGAGACGTTGACCATCCGGCACGACAGCATCGATCGGAGCTCCTTTGCGCCGGGGGTGCTGCTGGCCGTGCGTGATATCGCGAAGCGACCCGGCCTCACGATCGGCATCGAGCCCCTGCTGGAGCTGTAG